A portion of the Cryptomeria japonica chromosome 5, Sugi_1.0, whole genome shotgun sequence genome contains these proteins:
- the LOC131028846 gene encoding uncharacterized protein LOC131028846 — protein MQIKLKCNCSKEDCMEWAILELQGTIDVQLAFRNKLQNLQIGSLCRSSKQDNYFFTVGYHELEGKKVPLKKPLLVLRKQKEVDMRDVDANFNIPEVKRSIVEYEVIGIIKQKILFKTRPKALISKPEVKEKKITPLDASAS, from the exons ATGCAGATAAAGTTAAAATGCAATTGCAGCAAAGAAGATTGTATGGAATGGGCAATACTGGAGCTCCAGGGCACCATTGATGTGCAGCTTGCCTTTCGAAATAAGCTGCAAAATCTGCAGATTGGATCCCTGTGTCGATCCTCTAAACAG GACAACTATTTCTTCACAGTTGGATATCATGAACTCGAGGGAAAGAAAGTTCCTTTAAAAAAACCATTACTGGTTCTTAGAAAACAAAAAGAAGTTGATATGAGAGATGTGGATGCTAACTTCAACATTCCTGAAGTGAAGCGTTCAATAGTAGAATATGAAGTTATAGGCATCATTAAACAGAAGATTCTCTTCAAGACAAGGCCGAAGGCACTCATCTCGA AGCCTGAAGTTAAGGAGAAAAAGATCACACCGTTGGATGCATCAGCTAGTTAA
- the LOC131028847 gene encoding uncharacterized protein LOC131028847 isoform X2, whose translation MGKGGFAVEKPSRSDEMIDVQQQMRIAAEVQYQFDAMAPKRHRKPDRSERSDEADGHVEDPYDEDQIIPELIKFQELRSRPVFVSAKGEILPEEFVETDYYKNLIAEGKIHYTTGNGYIKLDYDGGSYFRLSNQDNGDMERIHVRSNPAMNDWIPASEDTVIPVSSKPDRSG comes from the exons ATGGGAAAAGGTGGTTTTGCAGTAGAGAAGCCGAGCCGCAGCGATGAAATGATTGACGTGCAGCAGCAGATGAGAATTGCTGCGGAGGTTCAATATCAGTTTGATGCCATGGCCCCCAAGCGGCACAGAAAGCCTGATCGAAGCGAGCGTTCTGATGAAGCGGACGGTCATGTCGAGGATCCGTATGACGAAGACCAGATCATCCCTGAGCTTATAAAGTTTCAGGAGCTTAGATCTAGA CCTGTGTTTGTTTCGGCAAAGGGAGAGATTTTGCCCGAGGAGTTTGTGGAGACGGATTATTACAAGAATTTGATTGCTGAGGGAAAGATACATTACACG ACGGGAAATGGATACATAAAGCTGGACTACGATGGTGGATCATATTTCCGTCTGAGTAACCAAGATAATGGAGATATGGAAAGGATTCATGTAAGGAGCAACCCTGCTATGAATGACTGGATTCCTGCCAGTGAGGACACG GTGATTCCTGTTTCTTCCAAGCCTGACCGCAGCGGTTAG
- the LOC131028847 gene encoding uncharacterized protein LOC131028847 isoform X1, whose protein sequence is MGKGGFAVEKPSRSDEMIDVQQQMRIAAEVQYQFDAMAPKRHRKPDRSERSDEADGHVEDPYDEDQIIPELIKFQELRSRGFQPVFVSAKGEILPEEFVETDYYKNLIAEGKIHYTTGNGYIKLDYDGGSYFRLSNQDNGDMERIHVRSNPAMNDWIPASEDTVIPVSSKPDRSG, encoded by the exons ATGGGAAAAGGTGGTTTTGCAGTAGAGAAGCCGAGCCGCAGCGATGAAATGATTGACGTGCAGCAGCAGATGAGAATTGCTGCGGAGGTTCAATATCAGTTTGATGCCATGGCCCCCAAGCGGCACAGAAAGCCTGATCGAAGCGAGCGTTCTGATGAAGCGGACGGTCATGTCGAGGATCCGTATGACGAAGACCAGATCATCCCTGAGCTTATAAAGTTTCAGGAGCTTAGATCTAGA gGTTTCCAGCCTGTGTTTGTTTCGGCAAAGGGAGAGATTTTGCCCGAGGAGTTTGTGGAGACGGATTATTACAAGAATTTGATTGCTGAGGGAAAGATACATTACACG ACGGGAAATGGATACATAAAGCTGGACTACGATGGTGGATCATATTTCCGTCTGAGTAACCAAGATAATGGAGATATGGAAAGGATTCATGTAAGGAGCAACCCTGCTATGAATGACTGGATTCCTGCCAGTGAGGACACG GTGATTCCTGTTTCTTCCAAGCCTGACCGCAGCGGTTAG